A window of Pectobacterium carotovorum genomic DNA:
AAGACTCATTTTTTCCGTACGGCTGACTTCCATAATGCTGAATTTAGCCTGCTGCATAATTTTCTGTATTATAGAACTTATTTCCTCAGGAGGAGTTTCCTTCCCCTCTAAATCATTAGCAGCGAGTTCAAGAAGCGGCCCTACAATATTTTGTGCAATGGCGAAATGTTTCCCCCCGGGAATAAGAACAACTAGAAGTGATATAGCTTCATCAATTTTTTCGACAATGTATTTTATTTCTTTAAATTCATTTGGTAATACACAGCCTGATTTTTCAATACCAGTTATTTTATTAATTAAATCAGTGAGTTCTTCGGTTGGTTTTCTGAGGGTTTTACCAATATGGCGTACTACCTGTGGGAAAGTTAAATTTTGCAGGAAAGATAAAACCTGCGGGAAAGATAAACTACGTAGGTCGTTTATACAGGAAAAATTTAAAATTTTTGAAAGTTCCCTGATTCTAAGAGGAAAAGGATGTTTCATGTTTTTAGGGGCGATTATGGCATGGCGTGGTAGTCGTATCAACGCTGTATCGTTGCTAATATTTCCCCCGCCGCCTATAGTAGGTATAGTATTTGTAACTGATGATAGGCTAACGTTATTTTTAGCTATTTTTTGCAGCATGTTATCAGGGGGAAATATTCGCTCTTTAACTGTCAAATCACCTTCTTTTCTGAAGGGGGATGAAGGCGTTACCGTGCTGTTTTGCACGGAACTAAGAATAGAAAATAATTGTAATGCAGCGTGTGTAGTGTCCTGTCTGTTTCTATTATCGGCATGGCGCCCTGGCTGCATAGCCATTTTTTTAACGAGTGAATGTAGTGTTTGGTTATCCCCATATTTTCTTTCCAGCCAGTTTGCATGATTTCCTATAGCTTGTCGTTGTTGATTATAATTTGGTAATATTTTTGGCATATTTATCCACATCTAATGTTTTAGTTACACATGTAAGTTACAATTTTTTGTTTCTAACTTCATGAGGGATTCTTGCTTATTAAAAATAGTATTTCTTCTATAAAAAAATCTTTCTTACTGGGAACGTTATGAGGTTCAAAATAAAAAATGAAACTTGATATTTTTTCCAGTGATTAAGCGCACTAAACCCGCACAGGCAGAGATGTCAGTTTCTGCAGGCTGTAGCAATTATGCGAAGCTATTAGATTAGGCTAAGAATGATAAACCGACAGAGAAAGGCATGAAACCGCGTTCATGCCCTTAATTCTCGTATCTGGTGGTTATCAACTTTCGCGATGTACGCTTAGCCCAGCAAAAGATTGGCTGACTGGCATCATTTCCAGCGTGTTGATGTTGACGTGTGCTGGCAACGTGGCAACCCAGAAAACAGCTTCAGACACATCTTCAGCCGTCAGCGGCGTTGTGTTGTCATAGGTTTTACTGACTTTGTCGTCATTACCTTTGAAACGCACGGCCGAGAACTCGGTTCCACCGACCAGACCCGGTTCGATATTCGTTACGCGGATTTGGGTGCCAGACAGATCGGCACGTAATCCCAGGCTAAACTGCTGTACGAACGCCTTGCTGGCACCGTACACGTTACCGCCCGCATAAGGCCAGTTTCCTGCGGTAGAACCGATGTTGATGACATGACCGATATTACGCTCCACCATGGCTGGCAGCAGCGCGCGCGTCATGAACACCAGCCCTTTGTTGTTGGTATCGATCATATTTTCCCAATCATCTACCGATGCTTTATGCGCAGGCTCAAGACCCAGCGCCAGTCCGGCGTTGTTCACCAGCACATCAATCGTCCGCCATTCGGCAGGCAGGGTGGCAACGGCCTGTTCAATCGCCTGACGGTCGCGCACATCCAGTTTTAACGGATACAGCGCATCGCCCAGTTCCGCCTTCAGCGCATCCAGACGTTCCTGGCGGCGACCCGTCGCGATCACTTTATGGCCTGCGCTAATAAATTTACGCGTAATTGACTCACCAAACCCAGCGGTTGCACCGGTAACAAAAATAATCATGCTCTTTCTCCCTGACCGTTTTCATATTCTGCTTGTGCCTGATATCAATATAAATAATGAAAGGCATGCGATCATTTAGCCGTGCAATTCCCCGTGGGTCAAGCGTTACTCCAGTTTCAACAATGCAGTTTGGAAGTATCGCCCCTCTGATCAAGGGGCGGATGTCGCACTAACGCGGTGTGACAAGAGCGGAATGACGGAGAATTAAATACAGTTT
This region includes:
- the ydfG gene encoding bifunctional NADP-dependent 3-hydroxy acid dehydrogenase/3-hydroxypropionate dehydrogenase YdfG — its product is MIIFVTGATAGFGESITRKFISAGHKVIATGRRQERLDALKAELGDALYPLKLDVRDRQAIEQAVATLPAEWRTIDVLVNNAGLALGLEPAHKASVDDWENMIDTNNKGLVFMTRALLPAMVERNIGHVINIGSTAGNWPYAGGNVYGASKAFVQQFSLGLRADLSGTQIRVTNIEPGLVGGTEFSAVRFKGNDDKVSKTYDNTTPLTAEDVSEAVFWVATLPAHVNINTLEMMPVSQSFAGLSVHRES